One genomic window of Pseudomonas sp. LFM046 includes the following:
- a CDS encoding tetratricopeptide repeat protein, which produces MNRSLALLAALLFLGGCQSLTHKSPDGTPPVEGGTQAPTPAKPEVYGSFSSETLYALLAAELAGQRNRFDIALGNYVQQANATQDPAVAERAFRIAEYLGAEQAALDTAMIWAKNAPDNLDAQRAAAIQLARAGRYDEAMAYMEKVLQGQGDTHFDFLALSAAETDADTRAGLLQSFDRLLAKHPDNGQLVFGKAVLLQQDGRTEEALTLLEGLPSDNKEIAPILLRARLLQSQKRGDEALPLLQKAIKQHPDDKRLRLTYARMLVEQGRLDEAKSEFSGLVQQFPDDDDLRYSLALVCMEGEAWDEAQVYLEELVDRGSHLDSAHFNLGQVYEKRGDKQSALIEYALVGAGNDYLPAQMRQVEILLESGRAEEAEARLAKAREAQPDYAIQLYLIEAESLAERQQPERAWKVIHQGLQQFPDDLNLLYTRAMLAEKRNDLAQLEKDLRFIIEREPENAMALNALGYTLADRTTRYDEAKKLVEQAHKLNPDDPAILDSLGWVNYRMGNLDEAERLLRLALQEFPDHEVAAHLGEVLWARGKQVEARKVWSDALQKQPDSSILRNTLQRLTGSGTL; this is translated from the coding sequence ATGAATAGATCCCTCGCGTTGCTGGCCGCCCTGCTGTTCCTCGGCGGCTGCCAGAGTTTGACCCACAAGTCCCCGGACGGCACACCCCCGGTCGAGGGAGGCACCCAGGCCCCAACGCCGGCCAAGCCCGAGGTCTATGGCTCGTTCAGCAGCGAAACCCTCTACGCCCTGCTCGCCGCCGAACTGGCGGGCCAGCGCAACCGCTTCGACATCGCCCTTGGCAACTACGTCCAGCAGGCCAACGCTACCCAGGACCCGGCCGTGGCGGAGCGTGCGTTCCGCATCGCCGAGTACCTGGGCGCCGAGCAGGCCGCGCTGGATACCGCGATGATCTGGGCCAAGAACGCCCCGGACAACCTCGACGCCCAGCGCGCCGCCGCCATCCAACTGGCCCGTGCCGGCCGCTATGACGAAGCCATGGCTTATATGGAGAAAGTGCTCCAGGGCCAGGGCGACACCCATTTCGACTTCCTCGCCCTCTCCGCCGCAGAAACCGACGCCGACACCCGCGCCGGCCTGCTCCAGAGCTTCGACCGCCTGCTCGCCAAGCACCCCGACAACGGCCAACTGGTGTTCGGCAAGGCCGTACTGCTGCAACAGGATGGCCGTACCGAGGAAGCACTCACGCTGCTGGAAGGCCTGCCTTCCGATAACAAGGAAATCGCCCCGATCCTGCTTCGCGCCCGCCTGCTGCAAAGCCAGAAACGCGGCGACGAGGCCCTGCCCCTGCTGCAAAAGGCCATCAAGCAGCACCCGGACGACAAGCGTCTGCGCCTGACCTACGCCCGCATGCTCGTGGAGCAGGGTCGCCTGGACGAAGCCAAGTCCGAGTTCTCCGGCCTGGTGCAGCAGTTCCCCGATGACGACGACCTGCGCTACTCCCTGGCCCTGGTCTGCATGGAAGGCGAAGCCTGGGACGAAGCCCAGGTCTACCTGGAAGAACTGGTGGATCGCGGCAGCCATCTCGACTCGGCCCACTTCAATCTGGGTCAGGTCTACGAGAAGCGCGGCGACAAGCAGAGCGCACTGATCGAGTACGCCCTGGTCGGTGCCGGTAACGACTACCTGCCGGCGCAGATGCGCCAGGTGGAAATCCTGCTGGAAAGCGGCCGCGCCGAAGAGGCCGAAGCGCGTCTGGCCAAGGCCCGCGAGGCCCAGCCCGATTACGCCATCCAGCTCTACCTGATCGAAGCCGAGAGCCTGGCCGAGCGCCAGCAGCCGGAACGCGCCTGGAAAGTCATCCACCAGGGCCTGCAGCAATTCCCGGACGACCTGAACCTGCTCTACACCCGCGCCATGCTGGCCGAGAAGCGTAACGACCTGGCCCAACTGGAGAAGGACCTGCGCTTCATCATCGAGCGCGAGCCGGAAAACGCCATGGCGCTGAATGCCCTCGGCTACACGCTGGCCGACCGCACCACGCGCTACGACGAAGCCAAGAAGCTGGTAGAGCAAGCCCACAAGCTCAACCCGGACGACCCCGCCATCCTCGACAGCCTCGGCTGGGTGAATTACCGCATGGGCAACCTGGACGAGGCCGAGCGCCTGCTGCGCCTGGCCCTGCAGGAGTTCCCCGACCACGAAGTGGCCGCCCACCTGGGCGAGGTGCTCTGGGCCCGTGGCAAACAGGTCGAAGCCCGGAAAGTGTGGTCCGATGCCCTGCAGAAACAACCCGACAGCAGCATCCTGCGCAACACCCTGCAACGCCTGACAGGCTCGGGAACCCTCTGA
- a CDS encoding molybdopterin-synthase adenylyltransferase MoeB, producing MLSDQELLRYSRQILLPQIDVDGQLRLKQARALIVGLGGLGSPVSLYLAAAGVGELHLADFDQVDLTNLQRQIVHDSQSVGRSKVDSAMARLAALNPEVRLVPHSRALDEDSLAAAVAAVDLVLDCTDNFSTREAVNAACVAAGKPLVSGAAIRLEGQLSVFDPRRDDSPCYHCLYGHGSEAELTCSEAGVVGPLVGLVGSLQALEALKLLAGFGEPMVGRLLLVDALGSRFRELRVKRDPACEVCGARHA from the coding sequence ATGCTGAGCGACCAGGAACTCCTCCGCTACAGCCGGCAGATCCTCCTGCCGCAGATCGATGTGGACGGTCAGCTGCGCCTGAAGCAGGCCCGCGCCCTGATCGTGGGGCTCGGCGGCCTGGGCTCGCCTGTTTCCCTCTATCTGGCCGCCGCCGGTGTCGGCGAGCTGCACCTGGCGGACTTCGACCAGGTCGACCTGACCAACCTGCAGCGGCAGATCGTGCATGACAGCCAGAGCGTGGGCCGGAGCAAGGTCGACTCGGCCATGGCCCGCCTCGCGGCGCTGAATCCTGAAGTGCGCCTGGTACCCCATTCCCGCGCGCTGGACGAGGACTCCCTGGCCGCCGCCGTGGCAGCGGTGGACCTGGTGCTGGACTGCACCGACAACTTCAGCACCCGCGAGGCGGTCAATGCCGCCTGCGTGGCTGCCGGCAAGCCGCTGGTATCCGGCGCCGCCATCCGCCTCGAAGGCCAGCTTTCGGTCTTCGATCCGCGCCGCGACGACAGCCCGTGCTACCACTGCCTCTATGGCCACGGCAGCGAAGCCGAACTGACCTGCAGCGAAGCCGGCGTGGTGGGCCCGCTCGTGGGCTTGGTGGGCAGCCTGCAGGCCCTGGAGGCCCTCAAGCTGCTGGCCGGTTTCGGTGAGCCCATGGTGGGCCGCCTGCTGCTGGTCGATGCCTTGGGCAGCCGCTTCCGTGAACTGCGCGTCAAGCGCGACCCGGCCTGCGAAGTCTGTGGGGCAAGGCATGCCTGA
- the ispE gene encoding 4-(cytidine 5'-diphospho)-2-C-methyl-D-erythritol kinase, with the protein MQDAQLILPAPAKLNLMLHILGRRADGYHELQTLFQFLDHGDELGFSLRPDGAIHLRTEVPGVPHDSNLIVRAARKLQAESGCRLGVDIWLDKRLPMGGGIGGGSSDAATTLLALDRLWNLGWSEDRLAALGLTLGADVPVFVRGRAAFAEGVGEQLTPVELPEPWFLVAVPQVFVSTAEVFSDPELTRNTPPIKVRSLLEGGGRNDCQPVVEKRYPDVRNALILLNKFTSARLTGTGACVFGSFPNKGDADKVRRQLPATLPSFVAQGRNISMLHRKLQGLA; encoded by the coding sequence ATGCAGGACGCGCAACTCATCCTGCCGGCCCCGGCCAAGCTCAACCTCATGCTGCACATCCTCGGCCGCCGCGCCGATGGCTATCACGAGCTGCAGACCCTTTTTCAGTTCCTCGACCATGGCGACGAACTGGGCTTTTCCCTGCGCCCGGACGGAGCAATCCACCTGCGCACCGAAGTGCCCGGCGTCCCCCATGACAGCAACCTGATCGTCCGCGCTGCCCGCAAGCTGCAGGCCGAATCCGGCTGCCGGTTGGGCGTCGACATCTGGCTGGACAAGCGACTGCCCATGGGCGGCGGCATCGGCGGCGGCAGTTCCGACGCCGCCACCACCCTCCTCGCCCTGGACCGCCTGTGGAACCTGGGCTGGAGCGAAGATCGCCTGGCCGCCCTGGGCCTCACGCTGGGCGCAGATGTACCGGTCTTCGTGCGCGGTCGCGCGGCGTTCGCAGAGGGGGTCGGCGAGCAGCTGACGCCAGTGGAACTGCCCGAACCGTGGTTCCTCGTCGCAGTTCCGCAAGTCTTTGTCAGCACAGCAGAAGTTTTCTCCGATCCCGAGTTGACACGGAATACTCCGCCCATTAAAGTTCGCAGCCTTCTTGAGGGGGGCGGTCGAAATGACTGTCAGCCGGTGGTCGAGAAGCGTTACCCGGATGTTCGTAACGCGCTGATCTTGTTGAATAAATTCACATCAGCTAGATTGACCGGCACTGGAGCTTGTGTGTTTGGGAGCTTCCCAAACAAAGGCGATGCTGATAAAGTTCGCCGCCAACTTCCGGCCACTCTGCCAAGCTTTGTTGCCCAAGGCCGCAACATCTCCATGTTGCACCGCAAGCTTCAAGGGCTGGCTTGA
- the murI gene encoding glutamate racemase produces the protein MPESATVGVFDSGVGGLSVLREIRGLLPSESLLYVADSGHVPYGEKSADFIRERSHHIAEFLLDQGAKALVLACNTATVAAVADLRERYPQLPIVGMEPAVKPAAAATRSGVVGVLATTGTLKSAKFAALLDRFAADVRVVTQPCPGLVERIEAGDLMGPDTRELLAGYVDPLLAEGCDTLILGCTHYPFLRPLLHQMVPDSVSLIDTGAAVARQVQRLLDSHGLLAEGSAEPCRFWSSGNPAAMQEVLPVLWGEPAQVDKLPA, from the coding sequence ATGCCTGAGTCGGCTACGGTCGGGGTCTTCGACTCGGGGGTTGGCGGCCTTTCGGTGCTGCGGGAGATTCGCGGGCTGCTGCCCAGTGAGTCGCTTCTCTACGTCGCTGACAGCGGCCACGTGCCTTACGGCGAAAAGAGCGCCGACTTCATCCGTGAGCGCAGCCACCACATCGCCGAATTCCTCCTCGACCAGGGTGCCAAGGCTCTGGTGCTGGCCTGCAACACCGCCACCGTGGCTGCTGTCGCTGACCTGCGCGAACGTTATCCACAACTCCCCATCGTCGGCATGGAACCGGCCGTAAAGCCGGCCGCCGCCGCCACCCGCAGTGGCGTGGTGGGAGTCCTGGCGACCACGGGAACCCTGAAGAGTGCCAAATTCGCCGCGCTGCTGGACCGCTTTGCCGCCGATGTGAGGGTGGTCACCCAGCCCTGCCCGGGTCTGGTGGAGCGCATCGAAGCCGGCGACCTGATGGGGCCGGACACCCGCGAACTGCTGGCTGGCTACGTCGATCCGCTGTTGGCCGAGGGGTGCGACACCCTGATCCTCGGCTGCACCCATTACCCCTTCCTGCGCCCACTGCTGCACCAGATGGTGCCGGACTCGGTCAGCCTGATCGACACCGGCGCCGCTGTGGCCCGTCAGGTGCAACGCCTGCTGGATTCCCATGGCCTGCTCGCCGAAGGGAGTGCCGAGCCCTGCCGTTTCTGGTCCAGCGGGAACCCGGCGGCGATGCAGGAAGTCCTGCCTGTCCTCTGGGGCGAACCTGCCCAGGTCGATAAATTGCCGGCCTGA
- a CDS encoding acyloxyacyl hydrolase gives MKKFLCWAAAAAFSVGQVISAQAAGVSLDIGQTGESTMVYRLGAQFDFSSSWFQSDVGRLTGYWDGAYTYWEGDEASSNHSLSFSPVFIYEFSGETVKPYVEAGIGVAFFENTELEDNDLGSSFQFEDRLGVGLRFSGQELGLRATHYSNAGLEQPNDGVEAYTLHYRLSF, from the coding sequence ATGAAGAAGTTCCTTTGCTGGGCCGCAGCCGCAGCATTTTCCGTGGGCCAGGTCATTTCCGCTCAAGCTGCGGGCGTTTCGCTCGATATCGGTCAGACGGGCGAGTCCACCATGGTGTATCGCCTGGGCGCTCAGTTCGATTTCTCCAGCAGCTGGTTCCAGAGCGACGTTGGCCGTCTGACCGGTTACTGGGACGGCGCCTATACCTACTGGGAGGGTGACGAGGCGTCCAGCAACCACAGCCTTTCCTTCTCCCCCGTGTTCATCTACGAGTTCTCCGGCGAAACCGTGAAGCCCTATGTCGAGGCCGGTATCGGCGTGGCCTTCTTCGAGAACACCGAACTGGAGGACAACGACCTGGGTTCGTCCTTCCAGTTCGAAGACCGTCTGGGCGTGGGGCTGCGCTTCAGCGGCCAGGAACTGGGCCTGCGCGCTACCCACTATTCCAACGCCGGCCTCGAGCAGCCCAATGACGGGGTCGAGGCATACACCCTGCACTATCGCCTGTCTTTCTGA
- the prfA gene encoding peptide chain release factor 1, whose protein sequence is MKASLLNKLDLLQNRYEELTALLGDAEVISDQGKFRAYSKEFAEVEPVILAFREFRKVQDDLEGAQALLKDSDPDLREMAEEEVAQAREQLVELEDRLQRMLLPKDPNDGRNVFLEIRAGTGGDEAAIFSGDLFRMYSRYAERQGWRVEILSESEGEHGGYKEVIARVEGDNVYAKLKFESGAHRVQRVPETESQGRIHTSACTVAVLPEPDEQAAIEINTADLRVDTYRASGAGGQHVNKTDSAVRITHIPSGIVVECQEERSQHKNRAKAMAWLAAKLNDQQEAAAHKEMSDTRRLLVGSGDRSERIRTYNYPQGRVTDHRINLTLYALDDVMAGSVEAVIEPLLAEYQADQLAALGD, encoded by the coding sequence ATGAAAGCTTCCCTGCTGAACAAGCTCGACCTCCTTCAGAACCGCTACGAGGAGCTCACCGCCCTGCTTGGCGATGCCGAAGTCATCAGTGACCAAGGCAAGTTCCGCGCCTATTCCAAGGAGTTCGCCGAAGTCGAGCCGGTAATCCTGGCTTTCCGCGAATTCCGCAAGGTTCAGGACGACCTCGAAGGCGCCCAGGCGCTGCTCAAGGACAGCGACCCGGACCTGCGCGAGATGGCCGAAGAAGAAGTGGCCCAGGCCCGCGAGCAACTGGTGGAGCTGGAAGACCGCCTGCAGCGCATGCTGCTGCCCAAGGACCCCAACGACGGCCGTAACGTCTTCCTCGAAATCCGCGCCGGCACCGGCGGTGACGAGGCGGCGATCTTCTCCGGCGACCTGTTCCGCATGTATTCCCGCTACGCCGAGCGCCAGGGCTGGCGCGTTGAAATCCTCTCCGAGAGCGAGGGTGAGCACGGCGGCTACAAGGAGGTGATCGCCCGGGTCGAAGGCGACAACGTATACGCCAAGCTCAAGTTCGAGTCCGGCGCGCACCGCGTGCAGCGGGTACCGGAAACCGAATCCCAAGGCCGCATTCACACGTCCGCCTGCACCGTTGCCGTGTTGCCTGAGCCGGACGAGCAGGCCGCCATCGAAATCAACACAGCCGACCTGCGCGTGGACACCTACCGCGCCTCCGGTGCCGGTGGTCAGCACGTGAACAAGACCGACTCGGCGGTGCGTATCACCCACATCCCGTCGGGCATCGTCGTCGAGTGCCAGGAAGAACGTTCCCAGCACAAGAACCGCGCCAAGGCCATGGCCTGGCTGGCGGCCAAGCTGAACGACCAGCAGGAAGCGGCCGCCCACAAGGAAATGTCCGATACCCGCCGCCTGCTGGTGGGGTCCGGCGACCGCTCCGAGCGTATCCGCACCTACAACTATCCCCAGGGCCGGGTCACCGATCACCGCATCAACCTCACCCTCTACGCACTGGACGATGTCATGGCCGGCAGCGTGGAAGCGGTGATCGAGCCGCTGCTCGCCGAATACCAGGCTGATCAGCTGGCGGCGCTGGGAGACTGA
- the lolB gene encoding lipoprotein insertase outer membrane protein LolB: protein MRLRNLLAAGALVLLTGCAALAPHETLEGQGDEATWNAHKAQVTALDGWQISGKVGIRAPKDSGSGTLFWLQRQDYYDIRLSGPLGRGAARLTGRPGKIELEVANQGRYQAESPEALLEEQLGWRLPVSHLLWWVRGLPAPDSRSRLTLDGASRLAALEQDGWQVQYLSYVEQNGFALPERIKLSGENLDVTLVIKDWQPRQLGH from the coding sequence ATGCGTTTACGTAATCTCCTGGCCGCCGGTGCGCTTGTCCTGCTCACCGGCTGTGCCGCCCTGGCCCCCCACGAAACCCTCGAAGGCCAGGGCGACGAAGCCACCTGGAATGCCCACAAGGCCCAGGTCACTGCACTCGATGGCTGGCAGATCAGCGGCAAAGTCGGCATCCGCGCCCCCAAAGACTCCGGCAGCGGCACCCTGTTCTGGCTACAACGCCAGGACTACTACGACATCCGCCTCTCCGGCCCCCTGGGCCGTGGCGCCGCACGCCTGACTGGCCGCCCGGGCAAGATCGAACTGGAAGTGGCCAATCAGGGCCGCTATCAGGCCGAGTCCCCCGAAGCCCTGCTGGAAGAACAACTCGGCTGGCGCCTGCCGGTGTCCCACCTGCTCTGGTGGGTGCGCGGCCTGCCCGCCCCCGACAGCCGCAGCCGCCTGACCCTCGATGGCGCCAGCCGCCTGGCCGCCCTGGAACAGGATGGCTGGCAAGTGCAGTACCTGAGTTACGTGGAACAGAACGGCTTTGCCCTGCCCGAGCGCATCAAGCTCAGTGGCGAGAACCTTGACGTCACCCTGGTGATCAAGGACTGGCAACCGCGTCAGCTCGGCCACTGA
- the prmC gene encoding peptide chain release factor N(5)-glutamine methyltransferase — MTIIASLLGEARLPDSPTPRLDAELLLAAALGKPRSFLHTWPERVVSSEVAERYAIYLERRRGGEPVAYILGHQGFWSLDLEVAPDTLIPRPDTELLVETALALLPANPADVLDLGTGTGAIALALACERLGWKVTGVDRVSAAVQLAERNRARLKLNNACFIESHWFSALGDQRFALIVSNPPYIAAKDPHLAEGDVRFEPASALVAGADGLDDIRQIIKDAPRHLLPGGWLLLEHGYDQAVAVRDLLAHQGFSQVESRRDLGGHERISLGQWPC; from the coding sequence GTGACCATCATTGCCAGCCTTCTCGGCGAAGCCCGCCTGCCGGACTCGCCCACCCCGCGCCTGGATGCCGAACTGCTGCTGGCCGCCGCCCTCGGCAAGCCGCGCAGCTTCCTCCACACCTGGCCGGAGCGGGTGGTTTCCAGCGAAGTGGCCGAGCGTTACGCCATCTACCTGGAGCGCCGCCGCGGCGGTGAGCCGGTGGCCTACATCCTCGGGCACCAGGGCTTCTGGAGCCTGGACCTGGAAGTGGCGCCGGATACCCTGATCCCGCGCCCGGATACCGAACTGCTGGTGGAAACCGCACTGGCCCTGCTGCCGGCGAACCCTGCCGACGTGCTCGACCTGGGCACCGGCACTGGCGCCATCGCACTGGCCCTGGCCTGTGAGCGCCTGGGCTGGAAGGTCACGGGCGTGGACCGCGTTTCCGCCGCCGTGCAGTTGGCCGAGCGCAACCGTGCGCGGCTGAAACTGAACAACGCCTGCTTCATCGAGAGCCACTGGTTCTCTGCCCTGGGCGACCAGCGTTTCGCCCTGATCGTCAGTAATCCGCCCTACATCGCTGCCAAGGACCCGCACCTGGCCGAGGGCGATGTGCGCTTTGAGCCCGCCAGCGCCCTGGTGGCCGGCGCTGATGGCCTGGACGACATTCGCCAGATCATCAAGGACGCGCCCCGTCACCTGCTGCCTGGCGGCTGGCTGCTGCTGGAACACGGTTACGACCAGGCCGTGGCAGTCCGCGATCTGCTGGCCCACCAGGGATTCTCCCAGGTGGAAAGCCGCCGCGACCTGGGCGGCCATGAACGTATCTCCCTTGGACAATGGCCATGCTGA
- a CDS encoding 50S ribosomal protein L25/general stress protein Ctc, with translation MTDFALNASVRSDLGKGASRRLRRNEAQVPAVVYGGEKAPQSVSLLAKELAKLLENEAAFSHVIALNVAGATETVLIKALQRHPSKGFVVHADFQRVVAGQKLTAHVPLHFINEATSVGVKQGGGEVSHTIAEVEVSCLPKDLPEFIEVDLAKVEVGQTLHLSDLKLPKGVELVALAHGNDLAVANIHASRVVKEEGEAE, from the coding sequence ATGACTGATTTTGCCCTGAACGCCTCCGTACGTTCCGACCTGGGGAAAGGTGCGAGCCGCCGCCTGCGTCGTAACGAAGCCCAAGTTCCCGCTGTTGTATACGGCGGCGAAAAGGCTCCGCAATCCGTAAGCCTGCTGGCCAAAGAACTGGCCAAGCTGCTGGAAAACGAAGCTGCCTTCAGCCACGTGATCGCTCTGAACGTTGCCGGTGCTACCGAAACCGTTCTGATCAAGGCCCTGCAGCGTCACCCGTCCAAAGGCTTCGTAGTACACGCTGACTTCCAGCGCGTAGTTGCCGGCCAGAAACTGACCGCCCACGTACCCCTGCACTTCATCAACGAAGCTACCTCCGTTGGCGTGAAGCAAGGCGGCGGCGAAGTTTCCCACACCATCGCTGAAGTCGAAGTCTCCTGCCTGCCGAAAGACCTGCCGGAGTTCATCGAAGTTGACCTGGCCAAGGTCGAAGTCGGTCAGACCCTGCACCTGTCCGACCTCAAGCTGCCGAAGGGCGTTGAGCTGGTGGCCCTGGCCCACGGCAACGACCTGGCTGTTGCCAACATCCATGCTTCCCGCGTGGTGAAGGAAGAAGGCGAAGCCGAGTAA
- a CDS encoding ribose-phosphate pyrophosphokinase has translation MSKMMVFTGNANPDLARRVVRQLHIPLGDASVGKFSDGEISAEINENVRGKDVFLIQPTCAPTNDNLMELVVMADAFRRSSASRITAVIPYFGYARQDRRPRSARVAISAKVVADMLTVVGIDRVLTVDLHADQIQGFFDIPVDNIYGSPVLVDDIEDQRFENLMIVSPDIGGVVRARAVAKSLGVDLAIIDKRRPKANQSEVMHIIGDVEGRTCVLVDDMVDTAGTLGHAAKALKDHGAAKVYAYCTHPVLSGRAIENIENSVLDELVVTNTIPLSAAAQACSRIRQLDIAPVVAEAVRRISNEESISAMFR, from the coding sequence GTGTCCAAGATGATGGTCTTCACGGGGAACGCCAACCCCGATCTGGCGCGTCGCGTCGTTCGTCAACTGCATATTCCCCTCGGTGATGCCTCCGTAGGCAAGTTCTCCGACGGCGAAATCAGTGCTGAAATCAATGAAAACGTCCGCGGCAAGGACGTCTTCCTGATCCAGCCGACTTGCGCACCGACCAACGATAACCTGATGGAACTGGTCGTGATGGCTGACGCCTTCCGTCGTTCCTCGGCTTCCCGCATCACCGCGGTCATCCCCTACTTCGGCTATGCCCGCCAGGATCGCCGTCCGCGTTCCGCCCGCGTGGCCATCAGCGCCAAGGTAGTGGCTGACATGCTGACCGTCGTCGGTATCGACCGTGTACTCACCGTCGACCTGCACGCCGACCAGATCCAGGGCTTCTTCGACATTCCGGTGGACAACATCTACGGCTCCCCGGTCCTGGTCGATGACATCGAAGACCAGCGCTTCGAAAACCTGATGATCGTTTCCCCGGACATCGGCGGCGTGGTTCGCGCCCGTGCCGTGGCCAAGTCCCTGGGCGTTGACCTTGCCATCATCGACAAGCGTCGCCCGAAGGCCAACCAGTCCGAAGTCATGCACATCATCGGCGATGTCGAAGGCCGCACCTGCGTGCTGGTCGACGACATGGTCGACACCGCTGGCACCCTGGGCCACGCAGCCAAGGCCCTGAAGGACCACGGCGCCGCCAAGGTCTACGCCTACTGCACCCACCCGGTGCTGTCCGGCCGTGCCATCGAGAACATCGAAAACTCCGTGCTGGACGAGCTGGTGGTGACCAACACCATCCCCCTGTCCGCCGCGGCACAAGCCTGCTCGCGTATCCGTCAGCTGGATATCGCGCCGGTTGTGGCTGAAGCGGTTCGCCGCATCAGCAATGAGGAATCGATCAGCGCGATGTTCCGTTAA
- the hemA gene encoding glutamyl-tRNA reductase, which translates to MAFIALGINHKTASVDVRERVAFTPEQLVEALQQLCRITPSREAAILSTCNRSELYLEQDHPSIDEVLAWLAGYHNLSLEELRACAYVHQDDEAVRHMMRVASGLDSMVLGEPQILGQMKSAYAVAREAGTVGPLLGRLFQATFSTAKTVRTDTAIGENPVSVAFAAVSLAKQIFSDLHRSQALLIGAGETITLVARHLHEQGVKRIVVANRTLERASVLAEEFGAHAVLLADMPQELVHSDIVISSTASQLPILGKGAVERALKQRRHKPIFMVDIAVPRDIEPEVGELDDVYLYTVDDLHEVVAENLKNRQGAALAAEELVGAGVTDFMQRLRELAAVDVLRAYRQQAERLRDDELAKAQRLLQNGAAAEEVMAQLARGLTNKLLHAPSVQLKKLSADGRFDALAVAQELFALDEGSDKSSQ; encoded by the coding sequence ATGGCCTTCATTGCTCTTGGTATCAACCACAAGACCGCCTCGGTGGACGTCCGCGAACGCGTGGCTTTCACCCCCGAGCAGTTGGTGGAGGCCCTGCAGCAGTTGTGTCGCATCACGCCCAGCCGCGAGGCGGCCATCCTCTCCACCTGCAACCGCAGCGAGCTCTATCTGGAGCAGGATCACCCCAGCATCGATGAGGTGCTCGCCTGGCTGGCCGGATACCACAACCTTAGCCTGGAAGAGCTGCGTGCCTGTGCCTATGTGCATCAGGACGACGAAGCCGTGCGTCATATGATGCGTGTTGCGTCCGGGCTGGACTCCATGGTCCTCGGCGAACCGCAGATCCTCGGCCAGATGAAGTCCGCCTACGCCGTGGCGCGTGAGGCCGGCACCGTCGGCCCGCTGCTCGGTCGCCTGTTCCAGGCCACCTTCAGCACCGCCAAGACGGTACGCACCGACACCGCCATCGGTGAGAACCCGGTTTCCGTGGCGTTCGCCGCCGTCAGCCTGGCCAAGCAGATCTTCTCCGACCTGCACCGCAGCCAGGCACTGCTGATCGGCGCTGGCGAAACCATCACCCTGGTCGCCCGCCACCTGCACGAGCAGGGCGTGAAGCGCATCGTGGTCGCCAACCGCACCCTGGAGCGCGCCAGCGTCCTGGCCGAGGAGTTCGGCGCCCACGCCGTGCTCCTGGCCGACATGCCCCAGGAACTGGTGCACAGCGACATCGTCATCAGTTCCACCGCCAGCCAGCTGCCCATCCTCGGCAAGGGCGCGGTGGAGCGGGCGCTGAAGCAGCGCCGGCACAAGCCGATCTTCATGGTGGACATCGCCGTCCCCCGCGACATCGAGCCCGAAGTGGGCGAGCTGGACGATGTCTACCTCTATACCGTGGACGACCTGCACGAGGTGGTTGCGGAGAACCTCAAGAACCGCCAGGGCGCGGCCCTGGCCGCCGAGGAGCTGGTGGGCGCCGGCGTCACCGACTTCATGCAGCGCCTGCGTGAACTGGCAGCGGTCGACGTACTGCGTGCCTACCGCCAGCAGGCCGAGCGTCTGCGTGATGACGAGCTGGCGAAAGCCCAGCGCCTGCTGCAGAACGGCGCCGCCGCTGAAGAGGTGATGGCGCAGCTGGCCCGTGGCCTGACCAACAAGCTGCTGCACGCCCCCAGCGTGCAGCTGAAGAAACTCTCCGCCGACGGTCGCTTCGATGCGCTGGCCGTGGCCCAGGAGCTCTTTGCCCTCGACGAGGGCTCGGATAAAAGTTCGCAATGA